In Rutidosis leptorrhynchoides isolate AG116_Rl617_1_P2 chromosome 2, CSIRO_AGI_Rlap_v1, whole genome shotgun sequence, one genomic interval encodes:
- the LOC139892305 gene encoding protein NRT1/ PTR FAMILY 4.5-like isoform X1, protein MIGLENMAFISTAVSLVTYFYGYMNFSLTKSATTLTNYLGTAFLLSLFGGFISDTYLSRFKSSILFASFEVMGYALLAVQAHFQQLRPIRCSTSHLGQCEQAESGQEAILFTGLYLIAFGTGGVKAALPALGADQFDEHDPKEAESLASFFNWFLFSITTGAVFGVTFIIWISSNQGWDWGLGLCAVAVLLATVFLFMGRSMFRNNIPRDSPILRILQVSVVAIRNRNMPLPENTEELHEIHDSVATDILQRSDQFKYLDKAAIIRSTLDASELRPAGSWKLCTVTQVEELKTLLRMLPIIMSTIFMNTCLSQLQTFTVQQSTTMDRNLLGFQFPGPSIPVIPLLIMSILIPLYDRILVPFVRKFTGIPTGIRHLQRIGVGLVLSAISMAVAGVVETHRKSVAINNNMVDSSEPLPMSVFWLGYQSAIFGLADMFTLVGLLEFFYEESSSGMKSLGTGISWCSMAFGYYTSSIVVEVVNKVSNGWLANNNLNRDKLNYFYWLLAGLSVVNLGVYLMCASWYKYKKVSMRRISDA, encoded by the exons ATGATTGGGCTTGAGAACATGGCATTCATTTCAACGGCTGTAAGCTTGGTAACGTATTTTTACGGTTATATGAACTTCAGTTTGACTAAGTCAGCCACAACACTCACAAACTATCTAGGCACTGCATTTCTACTGTCACTATTTGGAGGGTTTATTTCTGACACCTACTTGTCAAGATTCAAGTCAAGTATCCTGTTTGCATCTTTTGAAGTTATG GGTTATGCACTCCTAGCAGTTCAAGCTCACTTTCAACAATTAAGACCGATTCGTTGTAGTACGAGCCATTTAGGTCAATGTGAGCAAGCAGAAAGTGGTCAAGAGGCGATACTGTTCACGggtttgtatttaattgcatttggtACTGGTGGAGTAAAAGCTGCTCTGCCTGCATTAGGAGCTGATCAATTTGATGAACATGACCCCAAAGAGGCAGAATCACTTGCAAGTTTCTTTAACTGGTTTCTGTTTAGCATTACAACTGGAGCTGTATTTGGTGTAACGTTCATAATTTGGATTAGCTCTAACCAAGGTTGGGATTGGGGATTAGGTCTCTGCGCTGTAGCGGTTCTATTAGCAACTGTGTTTCTATTCATGGGGAGATCTATGTTTCGAAATAATATACCTAGAGATAGCCCAATTCTTCGAATTCTACAG GTATCTGTGGTGGCCATAAGAAACCGAAATATGCCATTACCAGAGAATACAGAGGAATTGCATGAGATTCATGATAGCGTAGCAACTGATATTCTTCAAAGAAGTGATCAATTTAA GTATTTAGACAAGGCAGCAATTATTAGAAGTACCCTTGACGCATCCGAATTACGACCAGCAGGTTCATGGAAACTGTGTACAGTAACTCAGGTCGAAGAACTAAAGACTTTACTCCGTATGCTCCCTATTATAATGAGCACTATATTCATGAACACCTGCTTATCTCAACTGCAAACATTCACCGTTCAACAAAGTACAACCATGGACAGAAACCTACTAGGGTTTCAATTTCCCGGACCCTCGATTCCAGTAATTCCACTATTAATCATGTCCATTTTAATTCCACTTTACGATCGAATATTGGTTCCATTCGTCAGAAAGTTCACTGGAATACCAACAGGAATTCGACACCTTCAAAGAATCGGAGTTGGATTAGTTCTGTCAGCCATCTCGATGGCAGTGGCGGGAGTAGTCGAAACACACCGTAAATCAGTGGCTATAAACAATAACATGGTTGATTCATCAGAACCTTTACCTATGAGTGTGTTCTGGTTAGGTTACCAATCTGCTATTTTCGGACTAGCCGATATGTTTACGTTGGTAGGGCTGCTAGAGTTTTTCTATGAAGAAAGCTCGTCGGGTATGAAATCACTCGGTACAGGTATTTCATGGTGTTCAATGGCGTTTGGATACTACACGAGTTCGATAGTTGTGGAGGTGGTGAATAAAGTTAGCAATGGGTGGTTAGCTAATAATAATTTGAATAGGGACAAGTTGAATTACTTTTATTGGTTATTAGCGGGGTTAAGTGTAGTGAACTTAGGGGTTTATTTGATGTGTGCTTCTTGGTATAAGTATAAAAAGGTGAGTATGAGGCGGATATCTGATGCATAG
- the LOC139892305 gene encoding protein NRT1/ PTR FAMILY 4.5-like isoform X2, with the protein MGYALLAVQAHFQQLRPIRCSTSHLGQCEQAESGQEAILFTGLYLIAFGTGGVKAALPALGADQFDEHDPKEAESLASFFNWFLFSITTGAVFGVTFIIWISSNQGWDWGLGLCAVAVLLATVFLFMGRSMFRNNIPRDSPILRILQVSVVAIRNRNMPLPENTEELHEIHDSVATDILQRSDQFKYLDKAAIIRSTLDASELRPAGSWKLCTVTQVEELKTLLRMLPIIMSTIFMNTCLSQLQTFTVQQSTTMDRNLLGFQFPGPSIPVIPLLIMSILIPLYDRILVPFVRKFTGIPTGIRHLQRIGVGLVLSAISMAVAGVVETHRKSVAINNNMVDSSEPLPMSVFWLGYQSAIFGLADMFTLVGLLEFFYEESSSGMKSLGTGISWCSMAFGYYTSSIVVEVVNKVSNGWLANNNLNRDKLNYFYWLLAGLSVVNLGVYLMCASWYKYKKVSMRRISDA; encoded by the exons GGTTATGCACTCCTAGCAGTTCAAGCTCACTTTCAACAATTAAGACCGATTCGTTGTAGTACGAGCCATTTAGGTCAATGTGAGCAAGCAGAAAGTGGTCAAGAGGCGATACTGTTCACGggtttgtatttaattgcatttggtACTGGTGGAGTAAAAGCTGCTCTGCCTGCATTAGGAGCTGATCAATTTGATGAACATGACCCCAAAGAGGCAGAATCACTTGCAAGTTTCTTTAACTGGTTTCTGTTTAGCATTACAACTGGAGCTGTATTTGGTGTAACGTTCATAATTTGGATTAGCTCTAACCAAGGTTGGGATTGGGGATTAGGTCTCTGCGCTGTAGCGGTTCTATTAGCAACTGTGTTTCTATTCATGGGGAGATCTATGTTTCGAAATAATATACCTAGAGATAGCCCAATTCTTCGAATTCTACAG GTATCTGTGGTGGCCATAAGAAACCGAAATATGCCATTACCAGAGAATACAGAGGAATTGCATGAGATTCATGATAGCGTAGCAACTGATATTCTTCAAAGAAGTGATCAATTTAA GTATTTAGACAAGGCAGCAATTATTAGAAGTACCCTTGACGCATCCGAATTACGACCAGCAGGTTCATGGAAACTGTGTACAGTAACTCAGGTCGAAGAACTAAAGACTTTACTCCGTATGCTCCCTATTATAATGAGCACTATATTCATGAACACCTGCTTATCTCAACTGCAAACATTCACCGTTCAACAAAGTACAACCATGGACAGAAACCTACTAGGGTTTCAATTTCCCGGACCCTCGATTCCAGTAATTCCACTATTAATCATGTCCATTTTAATTCCACTTTACGATCGAATATTGGTTCCATTCGTCAGAAAGTTCACTGGAATACCAACAGGAATTCGACACCTTCAAAGAATCGGAGTTGGATTAGTTCTGTCAGCCATCTCGATGGCAGTGGCGGGAGTAGTCGAAACACACCGTAAATCAGTGGCTATAAACAATAACATGGTTGATTCATCAGAACCTTTACCTATGAGTGTGTTCTGGTTAGGTTACCAATCTGCTATTTTCGGACTAGCCGATATGTTTACGTTGGTAGGGCTGCTAGAGTTTTTCTATGAAGAAAGCTCGTCGGGTATGAAATCACTCGGTACAGGTATTTCATGGTGTTCAATGGCGTTTGGATACTACACGAGTTCGATAGTTGTGGAGGTGGTGAATAAAGTTAGCAATGGGTGGTTAGCTAATAATAATTTGAATAGGGACAAGTTGAATTACTTTTATTGGTTATTAGCGGGGTTAAGTGTAGTGAACTTAGGGGTTTATTTGATGTGTGCTTCTTGGTATAAGTATAAAAAGGTGAGTATGAGGCGGATATCTGATGCATAG